The Punica granatum isolate Tunisia-2019 chromosome 4, ASM765513v2, whole genome shotgun sequence sequence ATCCTCTGATCCTGCTAGAACAAGCACAAATGATTTTATAGTCCCAGACTGCCTAAAAGGAAATGAGTTTATGTTCCGATCCTCCCTGGTATCGGTGCAGATCCGAATCCATATGATGCATACCAATACAGTAAAATCTGTTTGAGGAAGAGAAGCTGTTCTCATTTCCAAGGCTTGAGGGACCTTGGTTTGGCGAAAGCCACGAAGGACAAGAGAGACCACCTTGACAAGAGCAGCCATGTGCACCATTAGACTGTTTCATGGGTTAGGTTCTGTCAGGAACACCCATTCGGTTCTTCCACTTAGGACATATATCCTAGAAGATCTGATGAAACTTATTACATGGCATCGGTACGTAGCAGCTATTGCTAGCGTTCCTGATCGAAGCACGCAACCTTGGTATTCTATTTTCCGCGGTTTGCGTACTTTAGTACAacgaaatttaaattttaataactaataaaataatacgAATAATCTCACTGTATAAAATCTCTTCGATATCAGACGAGTGCGTCcactattatattatatcttcTTTATAGATATTTGCACCTTTTGATTATATTATAGACATATATTTATCGTGCAGCACGAAATTTTGGGAGCAGCAAATAAATTATCCTTCaccaaaccaaacaaagcTCCCTCAGTGAACCTGACAGTTCTGTCGGATCAAATCATTACTTAAACTCCTAGGAAAGGAAATTAATGACGAGAACTTGTCCCATTAGAACCTAGAATGCCCACGGAAATGACAGAAAGTGATGCGCACGTGCTCTGTAGTTATATCACTCACCGTAAAAATCCCAATTTAAAGCAAGAATTTACGCCTACAACATCCACTTTTACTGTTTCTCGGATCACAAAGCTAAAGCTTCCCATGTAAATTCATCGTCTTCCGCATCTTCCTCTGCATACTCAGCTCCTAGTCCTGTCGTGTCCCAACTCATCACACCATGAAGCCTTCACTGGTCTTTCTCCTCCCCCATGCTCTCTCCTTTCTCATCCTCTGCTCAGTCTCAGCTCAAACCCATGATGGGCAGCCACCGGCATCTCGGATCAAGTTCGACATGGGAGGGCTCAGCAGAGAGAGCTTCCCGAAGGGCTTCATCTTCGGGACAGCAACCTCCGCTTTTCAGGTCGAAGGAATGGCCGACAAAGATGGCAGGGGACCCAGTACTTGGGATGTTTTCGTCAAAATTCCTGGTCTCATTTCCCAACTTCTTCTCGTTTAGTTGGTTAGGACATGAGTTACTAGTTGAATGAGAAAGAATGCTGTCTGTGTTTGGTGTTTtgtgattattgatgataACTATGACCGTGCTTGGAACAGGAAAGATCGCCAATAATGCGACCGCTGACGTTGCTGTGGATCAATACCACAAGTATAAGGTACTCTTCTTGAATTAGTCGAAACCCAATCGCCGGTGAATGCTGTGTGACCCTCTGGgataaatgaaatataagAAGGTGTCCTGTCAATGCCATAAAAGAAATGCAGCTGTTTGTGAGCCTCGTTCATGTTTCGGGTCCCAACATCCGTTCTGTCTGTTCAGTAattattctctctctttctatttTATGATTTGGTCCAAGATCTGCCTAGCTAGCTGTTTTACTCAgttaaacttttcaaaaaatcaGTATGACATAGAGCTGTGTGTTTTCCTCGAACCTTCTGTTATTGTTCGGCTCCAGGCATGCTCGTGCATGAAGGAGTAATTAACCTGTGACAATTCAAAAAGGCAGCATTTTCTTCTATTTATGATATGATGCCAATTTTCACCTTTTGTGAGGACCAATTCATGAACATTCGCTGACCCGGGATGCAGGAGGATGTTGATCTGATGCACAAGTTAAATTTCGATGCCTACCGGTTCTCCATCTCGTGGTCGAGGATATTCCCAAGTAATATAACTCTCTGAATTCAACCTGAACCATGCTTATTTACAGGCTTGCTGAACCCAATGTGTCAATAATCTGCTCATCCCAAGGATCCTGTATTGCAGCTAGTTCTCACACTATGTCAAATCCTCCTATACAGATGGTACAGGGAAAGTTAACTGGCAAGGAGTGGCTTACTATAATCGGTTAATTGATACCTTGATCGAAAAAGGTCACTAGCCTATGCTCATATGCATCAGAATATACAAATCCTATTTTATACATTTTCAATATCTTGTTATTGCCTATACTAAGGCCTGATAAATGAAAACCTAGATTCACTAAAAGCaatgatatatttatatattaattttcactTATGCTGCTTGCTAAGCCGGAACTTTTAAACAGGGATAACTCCATACGCCACTCTTTATCACTCTGATTTTCCCGAAGCACTTGAGGAGCGATATAAAGGGTTCCTGAACCTGAAAGTTGTGTAAGTTCTTTATTCCATGGTTTAGTTATTTTcggatattttattttccgaAGACTCAAACTTGGAGTCTTCTGTTTGAGCTGTCATATTTTTCTGGGTGACACTGGACACCTGCTTCTTCTGCAGAAACGATTTTGCTGATTATGCAGATTTCTGTTTCAAGACATTTGGGGACAGAGTTAAAAACTGGATGACCTTTAATGAGCCGAGATTAGTGGCGGCTCTTGGCTATGATAATGGAATGGTTCCCCCCAACCGGTGTTCCAAGGAGTATGGAAATTGTACTGCTGGCAACTCTGCAACGGAACCTTACGCTGTGACCCACCATTTGCTGTTATCCCATGCAGCAGCGGTTAAAATATATCGCGAGAAACATCAAGTGAGCTTATTGCTTTTTGATTCCAAAGACTATAGATGTCTCCTTTAATACTTATATTTGCAGGATTGGATATACTGTAACAATATTGTATCGCGTATTGTCACTTTATGCATTCTCAGCCTAAGCAAAAGGGCAGAATTGGAATAGTTTTGGATTTTGGATGGTACAAACCCCTTACAAGATCAAAGGCCGACAATTATGCTGCGCAGAGAGCAAGAGATTTCCATCTTGGATGGTAAAAACTCTGGTTCCATTTGGCTGTGTTCCATTTTTGTTAAATTTCTTGAAAGATAACAAAGGCAAGTTTCCCTGCTTTCATGAGAAAATTCATCTTCTGAAGTGAATCCAGTACTTACTAGGAgaaaggaaaatggaaaaccAGCCGTCTTCCATGGTCAAACATATCCCTTTTGATTTCCTACTATGGTGTTCCATGTCGTCATCTTGCAAAGTGCAACTTACTGTTGAATTAGAATGGTCATGGTCGATATTCCAGTTTCCAACTTCAATGAAACCTCACTTGAACTTCTGTTCATCTCACAGGTTCTTGCATCCACTTGTATATGGTGAATATCCAAGAACAATGCAAGGAATCGTCGCTGAAAGGCTCCCTAGATTTAGGAAAAGGGAGGTTGATATCGTGAAGGGAGCTTTCGATTTTATAGGCATCAACCACTACACCACAGACTACATATACGATCCTCATCGGCCTAAGCCGAAGGTACCAGGTTACCAAGCAGACTGGAATGTAGGATATGCTTGTAAGGAGACACACGTTCCTCAAAAATTTCATGTGCattctgtttctttttttcctttatttataTAGTGAAACTTTCTGatcctttctctcttttctgcATCTTTGGAATTGCAGATTATCGCCGGGGAGTTCCTATCGGACCGAGGGTAACATTTcttaaattaacaaaaaatctTCTACTAAATTGAATTTTACTTGACATAACGAATATTTGCAGGCGAATTCATATTGGCTCAAGATAGTCCCGTGGGGCATCAGAAAGGCAGTCTTGTATGTCAAGGAACGCTATGGAAATCCCAACGTGATCATCACAGAAAACGGTGATGAGGATAAATTTCTTCAAACCTCGAAGATGACTCCGAAAAGGAGTTATGTGCTTTTTCCTGACCTTTCATTTGCTGATAATCTTAGGAATGGATGATCCCGGCAATCTCACTCTGCCCAGGGGTTTGCACGACACAGCGAGAATCGACTACTACAGAAGCTACTTGAAGGAGCTGAAGACGGCGATTGATAACGGAGCGAATGTCACAGGCTATTTTGCTTGGTCTCTGGTCGACAACTTCGAGTGGATGTCGGGCTATACCTCGCGGTTCGGGATAGTTTACATTGATTACAAAGATCTTTCTAGGCATCCAAAGATGTCTGCCTACTGGTTCAAGAAGTTGTTGGAGAGAGAGAACGTTTAGTCCCTTTTAATGCATTAATGCATTAGACTGGTCATCCTTTATGGGCTATGGTGAAACAGAATCACATCGATCACTCCTTGGATAAGCTTAGATTTCTGCAGTAATATTTAATgatctcttaatttttttcgattataaaaaaGTTTCATGCACCTAATATAATGGAATAtatctaataactaataaaggggtacGCATAATCCCACCACGAGAATCGAACTTGCAACGTCTTGGTTAATAGGCAAGAGCGTGTATTACTGCGCTATACCATTTTTTCCAATGGTCGCTCAATTTCCCCGATCTACTGGGGACCATGTGTTGTTTGCTGCCTTATTAATTCGGCTTTTGATTTTCTATGTCTGCTTAATAAGTACTCATATTCAGCTCAGAAAATCAACACACTTGCCGTTTAAACCGTGCAAAGCTAGGAGTATCGGGTTATTTATTCGAGCGTGTAGAATAAGTAGTAAAGGTAAATCTCACAAGTAGTTAACAGCCTTATCCTCGAGGCTCTATTAGCTTAACTAAGTACGTGGCCGTAAGAATTACTCGAGTGATGTCTAAAGCTGGAATTACGTCAACTATTTCCAATTTGAAAAGGCGATCGCTACACGGCCCATGatcaagaaaattaaatttgggGCCCCAAgttcttcttcaagcaaagATGGGCCGAAAACTGGGCCCCAGGGTTGATTCCtcagttatttatttattatttttttctgggattacaagatatatatatatatatatatataaagcttaatacaataaatataaatttcaatgGCCAATGAAAGAACAGGTTACTCCTACAagagaatcgaacttggaaccTCTTTACCAAGTTTTCCTCAGTTTTTGCTTTTCCATTGCAGACTATTATCATATTACAATTTCCCCAGTCGAAATTTTGATCAACGCAAATTAATGTCAGTGTTCTATACCAATCCTATTGGTCAGGTCTTGTGCATTAAATATCGACTGAACTAGAACtaatggagaaaataaaagaaaagcacCATTGATAGCGACATCGGAAGCACAAAGTCGGCCTTATTTAGTAGGTTCGAACCAGTGATTCCCTTAGCTCTAGTAGGTATAGGGAGAGGCAAGGGGAAACATGGGGAAATAACTTTCCCTAATAGTCATCAATTCAACCGGCGGATGGCTGTTGTGTGATCCAGCGTGCAGTGGAAATCACGGATGACCGTAACTTGGAAAGCCAGATTGCAAGATCTCCGCACCTACCGGTGCCGATGCCGTATTCAGGAAAAGTCCCACGCGTTTCTTGTCCAATGGTCATGTCTGCATAGTCCCAAAGCGGAAATATGTTCCTCATAGTCCTCGTGTTAAGGATACTGTGGCGAAACTCACCCATCCAAGGTTTCATCCCGATGTTGTCTTTCATTTGAGCTCCATAGAACATCAGGAGCGTCGGCTCGTGATCATTGCCATCAAAGAGAGGCCATTAACCAGAGATCTGATCTCTCTTTTGCTGTAAACTTCTCTAGAAGGCAAGAGCTCAGCATGTTTACCGGCATTCACCAGCTTCCCAATTGAAATATCTGGATTTACCGATCTGGATACCGTCACTAGCTGATCTTCTAGATCTATCTTTACTCTGTAAACTCCTGATCAAATAGGCAACAAGGGAAAAGACAACTAAATAAATCGAGTGACGACTGATTTAGCTAATAATGAACTTGTTGCTCTTCGATTGAGTTCCCCATGAACCCATGTTTGTTACTTCACCCAGTACGGACTTCCAACATTGCGAATGAAGGGCAACATTACGTACCTTTTGATACTTACAAAAGCTGTGAATGACGCAGCTAAGATAACAAGAGTATAAGCACAAATGCTAGCAACAAATTTTTCTAGTAACAAAGTTAGCGAAGACAAGAAAGATCATTAAGTTTAGTTTAAAGAAGTCATCTGGAGCCTCATACCATCGATTTGGCTGAGGAGTTTCTTCACCTTGCATCTGCACCCTTGACAGTTAACGTGTACTCTTAGCACGTACATCTACATAACGAGAGACACAAATTAATCAAAACACATCAGTTAATTTAACAGGAAATATACATAAcagaataaaaaagagagaatgatttaaaaaaagaaagaaagttgCTGAAAGTTTTATATTGGTCACAGACCTTAATCTTTGGGGCCTCAAGTTCCCTCCTAATCATTTTTGGTAATGCCACTGAATTTTcttggaaagaaaaatgttgGGTCCCCTGGCCTTGTTAGTTGGAGCCACTTGATAAAGTGAGGAAGGGCTATTGAGAGCACAGAAATTTTGTTTAGGAGTGACTCGGTCCGAGATTACTTCCAACATCGAATGGCTCATTCAAATGTTGTGTTTCTTTTAACAACAT is a genomic window containing:
- the LOC116206268 gene encoding beta-glucosidase 44-like isoform X2 is translated as MKPSLVFLLPHALSFLILCSVSAQTHDGQPPASRIKFDMGGLSRESFPKGFIFGTATSAFQVEGMADKDGRGPSTWDVFVKIPGKIANNATADVAVDQYHKYKEDVDLMHKLNFDAYRFSISWSRIFPRITPYATLYHSDFPEALEERYKGFLNLKVVNDFADYADFCFKTFGDRVKNWMTFNEPRLVAALGYDNGMVPPNRCSKEYGNCTAGNSATEPYAVTHHLLLSHAAAVKIYREKHQPKQKGRIGIVLDFGWYKPLTRSKADNYAAQRARDFHLGWFLHPLVYGEYPRTMQGIVAERLPRFRKREVDIVKGAFDFIGINHYTTDYIYDPHRPKPKVPGYQADWNVGYAYYRRGVPIGPRANSYWLKIVPWGIRKAVLYVKERYGNPNVIITENGMDDPGNLTLPRGLHDTARIDYYRSYLKELKTAIDNGANVTGYFAWSLVDNFEWMSGYTSRFGIVYIDYKDLSRHPKMSAYWFKKLLERENV
- the LOC116206268 gene encoding beta-glucosidase 44-like isoform X1; its protein translation is MKPSLVFLLPHALSFLILCSVSAQTHDGQPPASRIKFDMGGLSRESFPKGFIFGTATSAFQVEGMADKDGRGPSTWDVFVKIPGKIANNATADVAVDQYHKYKEDVDLMHKLNFDAYRFSISWSRIFPNGTGKVNWQGVAYYNRLIDTLIEKGITPYATLYHSDFPEALEERYKGFLNLKVVNDFADYADFCFKTFGDRVKNWMTFNEPRLVAALGYDNGMVPPNRCSKEYGNCTAGNSATEPYAVTHHLLLSHAAAVKIYREKHQPKQKGRIGIVLDFGWYKPLTRSKADNYAAQRARDFHLGWFLHPLVYGEYPRTMQGIVAERLPRFRKREVDIVKGAFDFIGINHYTTDYIYDPHRPKPKVPGYQADWNVGYAYYRRGVPIGPRANSYWLKIVPWGIRKAVLYVKERYGNPNVIITENGMDDPGNLTLPRGLHDTARIDYYRSYLKELKTAIDNGANVTGYFAWSLVDNFEWMSGYTSRFGIVYIDYKDLSRHPKMSAYWFKKLLERENV